The Bubalus bubalis isolate 160015118507 breed Murrah chromosome 2, NDDB_SH_1, whole genome shotgun sequence genome includes the window GGCTGCCTTGGCCCTGGTCAGGGCACGACTGGGGTCCAAGCCAGCTCCTTTCCCTCTAAGTGTGGGTGTTTTCATTGGCAACAGCCTCTGCTCCAGAGGAGAGCAATGCCAGGGCGAGAGGGGCTGGAGCTGGAGGCTGGTGTGGGCTGGGGTCTTGCTGGTGCAGTCCTGGCAAGCTGACCAGAGCCTATGCGGTTTTCAGTTTGTAGCTTCTGAGCTGTGATCAAGAGTAAGCGTGACTGTGGGTGCTCTCTTTAAGAGTGGAGTCTTGGTTTCTTATAGTTCTGATCTAAGCCCCATTGGTTTTCAAACTGGCTAACGGGGGTTATTTTCCTGGTGTCAGACCCCAGGGCTGGAGTGCCTAATGTATGGCTGGAACCTTCATTCCCAGGGAATTTTCTGACTATTTACTTAGTTATTTCTCCTCCATCTATTGTTTTCATTCAACTACCATTCCTGTTTAGTTTCATGTGTCTATTCTCTAAATCATATGTTTTCTTGCATAATTTCttatggtttcttcttttttgttgtttttggtttgtttgagatagttttaaatatttacttacccGTACTGATAATTTAGTAATCAGCAGTAACAATTCAATTGTCAATTCTTTGTTGTATAATTTAGTTTTAGGAAaccaattttgaaaaattttataaaaatgcacaTAAATGAGAGTTTCACTACTGATTGGAGTACTTAGCTGAATTTCATAGAATATCTAATTTTAAGGAAATCATATTGTCTAGGTATTCAATTTGGTATTGTTGCATTTGCCTTAGTGTTTGCTAGGggttgtgcttttaatttttctgctgATGCATTTACATCTTTCTTTTAAAGCTTGGAGCATTTGAAATTCTTCAATCTTTTGGCAGATTGTCACCTATTTTGGAGGGGAAGGGTCAGCTTACACCTTTTCCTGTATTTGAGATCCCTTCTGACCTCTGTCTCTAATAGATATCTCAATTTGTTTTCCTGATGATGGTCCTCACAAATTCTGCATGTACTTTAAAGTTAACTGAGGcagtttcaaaaaataattctctggacatgatttcttaaaattctgaTATAGAAGGTCTGTAGAGGAGTCAGTCCTTATAAGTTTAAGGATTGTAATGTGTGCCAAAGCTGAAAAACAGCCCTCTAGCAAGTATAACCAGGTGCATCAAATGTGCCTACACATGAGAAGATTTGTCAcatagagatatttttaaaacttgtcttTCAATATTTTCTAAGACACAATTTATATACATacgaattttaatatttttataaatttcatctAAAATGTTGTaccacatgtttattttatttattatgatagccaacaaaagtccatctagtcaaagctatggtttttccagtagtcatgtatggatgtgagagttggactgtgaagaaagctgagcaccgaagaattgatgcttttgaactgtggtgctggagaagactcttgagaatcccttggactgcaaggagatccaaccagtccattctgaaggagatcagccctgggatttctttggaaggaatgatgctaaagctgaaactccagtactttggccacctcatgcgaagagttgactcattggaaaagactctgatgctgggagggattgggggcaggagtagaaggggatgacagaggatgagatggctggatggcatcactgactcgatggatgtgagcctgagtgaactccgggagttggtgatggacagggaggcctggtgtgctgcgattcatggggtcgcaaagagtcagacatgactgagtgactgaactgaactgaacatattaaaaagctacaTTTTAGGGAGAATGTTGAGAGGAGGTAAAATCAGAAGTGCTTTTAGAACAGGGGCTCTTCCAAGCCCTATATGGAGAGTTTGAAGCACAAAAATAGCTATGTTTATTCTCTTCTTTGATGGTACAATAAGACAAGAAGGCTTGTCATTGCCCTTTTCATGTCTTTATTCcttaaagtataaataaaaggATTAAGCATAGGAGTTACCAAACTGTAGAAAAGGGACATTAGTTTGTTCTTATCCTGGGAATTAGTAGAAGAAGGTTGCACATACATGCTAATTACCGGTCCATAGAAGAGAGATACAACAATAACATGAGAACTACATGTGTTAAAGGCCTTCTTCTTTCCCTCTGAGGACTGAATTCTGAGCACTGTACCTACAATGAACCCGTAGGAGACAAGAATAGGTGACAAGGGAACCAGGGAATAGAAAGTGCCCACAATAGAGAGCATAGCTACATTGAATGTGGTGTCAGCACATGACATCTTGATCATCACTGGGACCTCACACAGGAAGTCATCTACCTTGTTGTTGCCACAAAGTGGCAGCTGGATGGTGAGGGATGACTGAAGCAAGGAGTTAGCCAAACCACTTAGCCATGCCATGACCACTAGGAAGATACAGAGTTGCTGTTGCATGATAACTGGGTACCTCAaaggcttgcagatggccacgtaACGATCCAAGGACATCACAGCTAAGAGGATGCATTCA containing:
- the LOC102391972 gene encoding olfactory receptor 2B11-like — translated: MNAGNASTPKFFILLGFSDHPWLEMPLFTIVLAAYICTLVGNILIIVVSRVDPQLDSPMYFFLSNLSFLDLCFTTTTTPQLLLNLWGPDKSITYAGCVTQFYVFHFLGATECILLAVMSLDRYVAICKPLRYPVIMQQQLCIFLVVMAWLSGLANSLLQSSLTIQLPLCGNNKVDDFLCEVPVMIKMSCADTTFNVAMLSIVGTFYSLVPLSPILVSYGFIVGTVLRIQSSEGKKKAFNTCSSHVIVVSLFYGPVISMYVQPSSTNSQDKNKLMSLFYSLVTPMLNPFIYTLRNKDMKRAMTSLLVLLYHQRRE